The DNA region CCGCGAGCGAGCACGTCATGACTATGCGTATTTCGCCGCTGGCGCGGGCGATTGCCGGGATCGGCATGCTCTGGATGGGGGTCGCGCAGGCGCAACTGGCGCAGAACCTGACCATCGGCAACCCCAAGGCGATGGCCATGGGCAACGCGATTACCGCGGATTTCAGCGGTATCGACGCGGTGCATTACAACCCCGCGGCCCTGACTAAACTGAAAGGCCGGCAGACCACCGTCAAGTTCATCGCCGGGGTGATGGACATTCGTGCCGACTTCAACGCACCGCCCGGTTACGGCAGCAACTTTCTCGGTCTGAACGACGATCCAGTCGCCAACAGTTCCAGCCGCACCACGACGTCGGCCATGTATTTGCCGGGGTTGGGCGGCGCGACCGAGGTGCCGCTGTTGTTCGCGCCGCTGGCGGGCTTGTCGATCAATCCGCCGGGCTCGAAGTTCACCTTCGCCACCAACGTCTACACCCCGCAGGCGCTGGGTTATTCTCGCGATGACAACGATCCGGCGCGCTACCAGGGTAAGGAAGTGGTGCTGCAGCGCTTGACCTACTTTTCGCCCTCGCTGGGTTACCAGATGAATGACGAACTGTCACTCGGGTTGTCGATCGGCTTTTCCCATCAGGCGGTAGCGCTCAACCAGGATTTCCGCGCCCCCGGTGTGCTCACTGGTTTCACCGGCGTGGCCCAGGATGCGCTGTGCACCGTCGATGGCAACCCGTTCGAGGTGCTGCTGAACATTTGTGGCGGTGATCTGGGGCCCTTTACCGATATCGCCAACATCGATGTGGACATGCAACAGTCCTTGTCGCCGACCTGGAACGTCGGTTTTCTCTGGGAGCCGAGCGACTGGTTCGCCCTCGGCGCGGTGTATCAGAGCGAGGCCAAGATGCATCTGCAGGGCCAGTACCGGGTCGACTACTCGCAGGACTGGCAGGGCTTTTGGCAGGGCCTAGACAGCTCGCTGATCGGCGCGATCTTCAACAGCATCACCCCGGATGGGGTGTTCGACGAGGAGAGGGGCAACGTCTCCATGGATCTGACCTATCCGGCGCATTTCGCCAGTGGGATCAAGCTCAAGCCGCATCCGCAATGGCAGATCAACTTCGACCTGAAGTGGACCGACTACAAGGCTTGGGAGAAGTTCGAGTTGGAGTTCGACCAGCCCCTGGATGTGCTTAAGATCGCCAGTCTGTTCTCACCGGACAATGCCACGGCGACCACCATCACCCTCGATCGTGACTACGAGTCGGTGTGGAGCTGGGCAGTTGGTGTCGAATATGAGCTCAATGAGCGCCTGAGCCTGCGTGTCGGCTATGAGCCGCGGCCTTCGGCCGTTCCAGGCAATAAGGCGGATATTCTTGCGCCGTTGGGCGATGCTCAGCTGTACGGGCTCGGCGCTGGTTATCGTTGGGACAAGGACACGGTGATCGATATCGGCTTCAACTATCTGGTCAGCAAGCAGAGCATTCCGGCACGCTCCAGTTGCAACATCAACTGCTCGGATATCGACAGCATGGTCTACAACCCCTATGCCGATCTCGATGTCGAAACCAGCGTCAAGGCTTATGTGCTGGCGCTGACTTATCGGACCACCTTCTGATATGCGTAGCCTACTGCTGCTCCTAACTCTCGTTGGTCTGGCCTCGGTGCAGGCCAGCAACGGCAAGTACTTGACCTGGGTCGATGATCAGGGGCGGGTGCACAACACCTTTGTCGATGGCAATTTCGCTAAACAGCAGCACCAGGCCGCGCGGCGAATCAGCCAAAGCGATCAGGCGCGGATGAACGATGATTCGGCAACGCGCTGGCCCGGCAGCAAAAACAATGGCGAAAGCAAACGCCGCTATTACACCTGGGTGGATGCCAGCGGCAATTTGCAGAACAGCTTCTATGCCGGCACCCAACAAACGGCAGGGAAGAGCGATGTGCTGCTGCCCAATGGCGAGCGTTCCGGTGAGTACATCGATGCCGATGTGCTGGAGGGGCGCAACTTTGTTCGCCCTGAGCACGGCAGCCCGTACTACACCTGGGTCGATGAGCAAGGGCGAATGCACAACTCAGCGGTGCCGGAGCAAGGTCGCGGGTCAGTGCAGAGGGCGACTGGTGACGGGCTGCCGGTCAAGTACACCGAGGGTCGCCAGGTCGAATTTGCCAACAAGACAGCGGTATTGCCATCCCTGGATGGCCAGCCCACGGCGGCGATGCAAGCATTATTGGCTGGAGCCCAGGGAAGCGCGGGGGATGGGCTCTATCAAAGCCTGCTGGACCAGTGCTGTGGGCAGCTGCCTGACGATGCGTTTACTGAACTGTCGGTGCAAGAACCTCGTTACGAGGAGCTCAATCGCTTCTCGCCGAGCTTTGATTTCCCCATGGGCCGCAGTTACTACGCGGCGCTGAAGCTGCCGCGCTCACAGCGTACGTATGGGTTGCGCGTACGCAGCTTTGCGAATAAGCAGGTGGTCTATCCCTCGCTACTGTTTCTCGATGAGGCCAAACGCCCAACGCGGCTAGTCAGCGATGCGGTCTATCAACTGCATGGCGAGACCTGGTATCGCTATGCCTTTATCGAAGGCACTGTGCCGGTCAAGGCTGCGGAAGGTGAACGCTACGTGTTGCTGCTCACCACCGACGAGGATCGTCATCTACAGACCCTAGACAACAAGCTGTTCAAGCGGCCGTTACAGGACCTGGCAGTGAATGACGCAGGAATGCAAACCCATGAGCATGCCGATCAGGGTGGTTTTGAGTTGGCGATCGTGCGTTAACCTCAACGCTGGCCAGCTAACTGCGAAAAGCCAAAAGCCCGGCGCTAGGCCGGGCTTTTGGTGGTGGTGGGTCAGCCTGCTCCTGGATCAGATCTCCGCTTGATGCACATGGCCGAACAACTGCTGTGCGAAGCGCATGCGCTCTTCCGGGGTTTCCTGGATGCCTTGGGCTTTCAGTTCCGCCAGACGCGCCTCGACAGCATGGGCGCGATGTACCAAGCCGCAGTCGTTAGCGATCTGGATATTCAGGCCGGGGCGGGCGTTGAGTTCGAGAATCAACGGGCCTTTGTCCTGATCCAGCACCATGTCCACGCCGATATAACCCAGGCCACATAGCTCATAGCAGCCGGAAGCCAGCTTCATAAAGCCATCCCAGTTCGGTAGCTGTACGCCG from Pseudomonas cavernicola includes:
- a CDS encoding outer membrane protein transport protein; translation: MTMRISPLARAIAGIGMLWMGVAQAQLAQNLTIGNPKAMAMGNAITADFSGIDAVHYNPAALTKLKGRQTTVKFIAGVMDIRADFNAPPGYGSNFLGLNDDPVANSSSRTTTSAMYLPGLGGATEVPLLFAPLAGLSINPPGSKFTFATNVYTPQALGYSRDDNDPARYQGKEVVLQRLTYFSPSLGYQMNDELSLGLSIGFSHQAVALNQDFRAPGVLTGFTGVAQDALCTVDGNPFEVLLNICGGDLGPFTDIANIDVDMQQSLSPTWNVGFLWEPSDWFALGAVYQSEAKMHLQGQYRVDYSQDWQGFWQGLDSSLIGAIFNSITPDGVFDEERGNVSMDLTYPAHFASGIKLKPHPQWQINFDLKWTDYKAWEKFELEFDQPLDVLKIASLFSPDNATATTITLDRDYESVWSWAVGVEYELNERLSLRVGYEPRPSAVPGNKADILAPLGDAQLYGLGAGYRWDKDTVIDIGFNYLVSKQSIPARSSCNINCSDIDSMVYNPYADLDVETSVKAYVLALTYRTTF
- a CDS encoding MalM family protein gives rise to the protein MRSLLLLLTLVGLASVQASNGKYLTWVDDQGRVHNTFVDGNFAKQQHQAARRISQSDQARMNDDSATRWPGSKNNGESKRRYYTWVDASGNLQNSFYAGTQQTAGKSDVLLPNGERSGEYIDADVLEGRNFVRPEHGSPYYTWVDEQGRMHNSAVPEQGRGSVQRATGDGLPVKYTEGRQVEFANKTAVLPSLDGQPTAAMQALLAGAQGSAGDGLYQSLLDQCCGQLPDDAFTELSVQEPRYEELNRFSPSFDFPMGRSYYAALKLPRSQRTYGLRVRSFANKQVVYPSLLFLDEAKRPTRLVSDAVYQLHGETWYRYAFIEGTVPVKAAEGERYVLLLTTDEDRHLQTLDNKLFKRPLQDLAVNDAGMQTHEHADQGGFELAIVR